The Solanum lycopersicum chromosome 6, SLM_r2.1 genome has a window encoding:
- the LOC101256498 gene encoding protein LIFEGUARD 2, whose product MKFYYCKMWQQTWNTPYRKDDVEGGARPLYPAMLENPQLRWGFIRKVYSILSLQLLITIAVGAVVVTVHPIAHFFVSTGAGLALYILLIIAPFITLCPLYYYHQKHPVNFLLLGLFTVTLAFAVGLTCAFTSGKVILESVILTAAVVLSLTIYTFWAARRGHDFNFLGPFLFGALMVLMLFAFIQLLFPLGRLSVMIYGCLASILFCAYIIYDTDSLIKRYTYDEYIWAAVGLYLDVINLFLSILTIFRAAE is encoded by the exons atgaaattttattattgtaagATGTGGCAGCAGACGTGGAATACGCCTTACCGGAAAGATGACGTGGAAGGCGGAGCAAGGCCGTTGTATCCGGCGATGTTGGAGAATCCACAACTCCGTTGGGGTTTTATTCGGAAAGTTTACTCAATTTTGTCTCTACAGTTGCTTATAACAATTGCAGTGGGCGCTGTTGTTGTTACGGTTCACCCAATTGCACATTTTTTTGTGTCAACTGGGGCTGGATTAGCTCTCTATATTCTTCTTATCATCGCTCCCTTCATCA CATTGTGCCCGTTGTATTACTATCACCAGAAACATCCGGTGAATTTCTTGCTTCTTGGGTTGTTTACAGTTACTCTGGCCTTCGCTGTAGGATTAACTTGTGCCTTCACCAGTG GGAAAGTAATATTGGAGTCCGTCATATTAACCGCAGCAGTTGTGCTTAGTTTGACCATATACACATTTTGGGCAGCAAGGAGAGGCCACGATTTTAATTTCCTTGGACCATTCTTATTTGGTGCCCTTATGGTTCTCATGTTGTTTGCCTTTATTCAG TTACTGTTTCCTCTGGGTAGGCTCTCTGTGATGATCTATGGCTGTTTAGCGTCCATTTTGTTCTGCgcatatataatttatgataCGGATAGTTTAATCAAGCGCTACACTTACGATGAGTACATCTGGGCTGCTGTCGGACTGTATCTGGACGTTATCAATCTATTCTTATCTATATTGACTATTTTTAGAGCTGCTGAATAG